GTGCTCCTTAAAAAGGAGCACCTATTATACCTATATATATAATTAACTAAAAACTAATGGTGTCTTATAATATTTCAGTCACCTGACCAGCACCAACTGTTCTACCACCTTCACGGATTGCAAAACGTAAACCTACATTCATTGCAATTGGTTGATGTAAATCAACAGTAATAGTTAAGTTATCACCAGGCATAACCATTTCTACACCAGAAGGTAAGTTAATAGTACCTGTTACGTCAGTTGTTCTTACATAGAACTGTGGACGGTAATTGTTATGGAATGGAGTATGACGTCCACCTTCTTCTTTCTTAAGGATATAAACCTCAGCTTTAAATTTATCATGTGGAGTTACTGAACCTGGCTTACAGATTACCATACCTCTTTTGATACTTTCTTTTTCAATACCTCTTAATAAGATACCTACATTATCACCAGCTTCACCTCTATCTAATATTTTACGGAACATTTCAACTCCAGTTACAGTAGAAGTTAATTTTTCAGCTCCCATACCAATAATATCAACACTGTCACCAGTATTTGCAACACCAGTTTCAATACGACCAGTTGCTACAGTACCACGACCTGTAATTGAAAATACATCTTCAACAGGCATCAAGAAAGGCTTATCAACATCACGTTTTGGTAATTCGATCCAAGTATCAACAGCATCCATTAATTCAATAACAGAATTCACCCATTTTTCTTCACCATTTAAAGCTCCTAAAGCAGAACCAGAAATAACTGGCCCATTATCACCATCATATTCGTAGAAGTTTAATAAATCTCTAACTTCCATGTCAACTAGCTCTAATAACTCTTCGTCATCAACCATATCAACTTTATTCAAGAAAACTACCATTCTTGGAATACCAACTTGACGACCTAATAAGATATGCTCTCTAGTTTGAGGCATAGGACCATCAGTTGCAGCTACAACTAAAATAGCACCATCCATTTGGGCAGCACCAGTAACCATGTTTTTCACGTAATCCGCGTGACCAGGACAATCAACGTGCGCATAATGACGATTCAAAGTTGCATACTCAACGTGAGATGTATTAATCGTTATACCTCTTTCTTTTTCTTCTGGTGCATTATCGATTTGATCGAAGTTTTTTGCTTCAGAATATCCTTTATCAGCCAATACTTTAGTAATTGCTGCTGTTAAAGTTGTTTTACCGTGATCTACGTGTCCTATTGTACCTATGTTTAGGTGCGGTTTGGAACGGTCATAAGTTTCTTTTGCCATGATTATTAATTTTAAATCTTAGTTATATATATTTAGTTATTCTTCCTTTACTATTGAGCCAATGACGGGAATTGAACCCGTGACCTCTTCCTTACCAAGGAAACGCTCTACCCCTGAGCTACACCGGCTAATCAGGTTATATGATTCAATGTATAAAACCGAACCATAACTCAAAGATAATGAGCAAAATAACTTAATACATTAAGCCAATTTGCTTAGAGCGAGAGACCGGGTTCGAACCGGCGACATTCAGCTTGGAAGGCTGACGCTCTACCAACTGAGCTACTCTCGCATTTTACTCTATATTATTATAGAGATGGTGTTTCAATAAAATTTTGAATTTTCTTTACAATTTACAAAGATAAGCTTTGAAAACCACAAATAGAATTTTTTTAGTGGGGAGAGTAGGATTCGAACCTACGAAGACGTAGTCAGCGGAGTTACAGTCCGCCCCAGTTGGCCACTTTGGTATCTCCCCAAAAAATTTCAATTCAAAGAACTAATTTCAATACTATTGAGCCGATGGAGGGACTCGAACCCACGACCTGCTGATTACAAATCAGCTGCTCTAGCCAGCTGAGCTACATCGGCTTTTTGTGTATAAATACACACCGCTTTTTCTTACGGTGTGCAAATGTATAAAGTTTTATTTTTCTTACAAAACTTTTCTGTCTATTTTTTTTAAAAAATTACACATGATGTGATCTTTGCTTGTCCTTCTTCTTACACAACTGCCTTCTTAAGGCCTCTGCAATTAAATCAATAGCCTCTTCAAATGTTTTACATTCCTTCTTTACAATTAGCTCATCACCAGGGATAAGCATCTTAATTTCAGCTATTTTATTTTCTTTTTCACTAGTGTTTTGAACTTTTAAATACACCTCAGCACCAATTATTTTATCATAATACTTTTCTAAGTTGTCTATTTTAGTTTGAATAAAATTATTTAAACTTTTATCTATATTAAAATTTACGGATTGAATGTTTACTTTCATATCTATTTTAGGTTTTAGTGCTCCTTGGATGAGCCTGGTTATAAACTTTTTTTAATTCATTCAAGCTACTATGCGTATAAATTTGTGTTGACGCTAAACTTGAATGCCCTAGTAATTCTTTCACCGAATTCAAATCAGCCCCTTCATTTAATAAATGTGTTGCAAATGAATGCCGTATAACATGTGGGCTTTTTTTAACTTTTGAAGAGACTTTACTAAAGTACTCATTTATTATTCTATAAACAAGGTTCGGATATATTTTATTGCCCTTTATTGTTATAAATAAATAGTCAATGTCATAAGCCATTTGTTTTCTTTCTGTGAGATAAATAGTTAGTGTTTTTTGAACTGAATCTAACAATGGAATATACCTTTCCTTATTTCTTTTACCTAACACCTTTAATGTTGCATTGTGTAAATTCACAGAACCTAAGTTTAATTCTATAAGTTCTGCACGCCGCATTCCCGTTGAATACAACAACTCAACAATTAATTTATTTCGGATGGACTCAAAATCAGTGTCTTCCGAACTTAAATTAGCGAGTACTTCTTCAATTTCAGCTTGAGAAAAAGGAACCTGCATTTTCTTTGATACTTTCAGTGCTTGATGACTCAATAATGGAGATTCTTTTATTTGTTTTGATTTTACTAAAAATTTATAATATGTTTTTAGACTACTTATTTTTCTATTAATTGTTCGATTGGAAATGTTATTATTCACCATTTCTACAATCCATGACCTAATTTGACCATAATTGACCTCTAATAAAAGTTCTGAATCATATGTTTCTTGACAAAATAACGTAAAAGACATTAAATCATCTTGATAAGCTCTAACGGTATGTGGGGAGTATTTTTTCTCTGAAGTGAGATAATCTATAAAGTGGATTATTGACATAAAAAAACCGTTAGCAAACAAAGCTACAAAATCTGTAGTGTTTTTACTAACGGTTTAACTTATATTTAGTAAAATATATACCTATATATGATTAGGTTTATATTACTAACCTTGCTCTTCTACTGTTCTGATATTCTGAACATACTGAGCTTTCTGAATCTGAGCTCTTTTTACTACTGAAGGTTTCGAAAAGTTTTTACGTTCACGCAACTGCTTCATAGTTTTAGTTCTATCAAATTTTCTCTTAAAACGTTTTAACGCTCTATCGATATTCTCACCATCTTTTACTGGAATTATTAGCATAATGTCGCACCTCCTTTCATATGTACTCTTTTATTTATTTTTTATTGGGCTGCAAATGTACAAAACTATATTTAGAATTAAACATTTATTTTAAAAACAAAAAAAAATCCGACCTAGGCCGGATTTATATAATTTTTAATCTCAATTATTTTGGATCTAAAATATTTTCAATTCTCTCAACAATATCTTGCAAATGAATTCTTTTCATTCCTGAAGAATTTGCTGCAGACGATCTTACTGATCTTTGTAAAGATTTTAACTCTGCCCTTACAATAGGTCTAATGTCAGATTCTTTTACATTTACGTTGGTTCTAGAAATCCATCTTCTAAACTGAGGTGGAATAGAAGTTTGTTCATTCTTCATTAAATACTCCATTCTATCAATATAGGCCCGTTGTAAATTTCTTCTATAAGTATCTATTGAACGTCCATTATAAACTTCGCTCCAAATACCTCTTCTTAAATCTCGCATCATATCTACTAAATTATATGCTTTAGTCCCATTTAGCGTTTCATTTTCTATCATTCTAGCCATTCTACCAAAATCTAAAATATTATTTAAGGTTCTTGCTTGAACTCCTCTCACTCTTTCTACAACGCCTGCACTTTCAAACTTATTAAAAATATTAGCGTCAATCATCCATTTAGGTGTTTCAAATAAATTTTTATGTAAAAATTTTAATGATTCTTTTTGACGTTCTTTTCCTACGTGAGTATACACTGCTCCTTCTTGGTCAGATGTTTTATAATATTCATATACACCACCAATATTTGAAGACACATGGCCCATGTAACGATTAAATTGAGAAAGTACATGTCCATACATCGTCTCTAAATCATCGTAGTTCTCTCCCGTTTTAGTTGTCCATTTTATCAAATTAGGAACAATTCGCTTAAGATTAGCAATACCGTAATCACTAGCTTTTATAGCATCATCACCTAAATCTTCTGTTTGAGAGCTCGGATCAATTACTCCACTTTGTTGTTTTCCAAATCGATACATTGGATCTCCTGCATGTTTTAAAATCCAAGAATCCAACGTCTTCTTTTCGTCTGCCGCAGTTTTAGCATCTAAAATAGGTCTATATCCCCAAGAAATAGAATACTTGTCATACACACCAATATTTGGCATTAAAGCTACTCCTTTATCTTCTGGCTGAGCAACGTAATTAAAACGTGCATAATCCATTATTGAAGGTGCCGTACCATATTTTTCAGTAAACGATTTTGATCTTAAGGAGTCAACTGCATATGCAGCACTACTCCCCATATTATGTGGTAAACCAAGCGTATGCCCTACTTCATGAGACGAAACAAATTTTATCAATTCACCCATAACCTCATCCTTAAATTCAGCTGTTTGAGCATTAGGGTTTATGGCAGCCGTTTGAACAAAGAACCATCCATTTAACAAACTCATTACATTATGATACCAGTTGATATCAGATTCTAGAATTTCTCCAGAACGAGGGTCACTTACGTGAGGTCCATTTGCATTTGGTATTGGAGAAGCTAAATATCTTACTACAGAATATCGCACATCTTCTGGAGTCCATTCTGGATCTTCCTCTACAGTTGGTGGGTCTTTTGCAATAATTGCTTCTTTAAAACCTGCGGCTTCAAATGCAACTTGCCAATCTTCAATACCTTGCTTAATATATTTTCTCCATTTTACTGGTGTTGCTCTGTCTATATAATAAATAATTTGTTTTTTAGGGACAACCAATTCTCCTCTTTTAAACTTCTCAATATCTTCATCCTTAACTTCCAATCTCCATCTATCTAAATAGGTAACTCTATCACTTTTCTGAGCTTCTAGCCCATAATCTGTTTGACCCGAGGTAAACCATCCTACTCTTTCGTCGAACATTCTACGTTTCATTGGTACTTTTGGCAATAACACCATTGAATTATTAATTTCAATAGAAATAGTACCGGTACTTGAATTAGATGGAGGCGAACCTGCCATATATGTTTTTACGTGCCTAGCTTCAATGTTGGTTGGATAACTCTTTACACTTTGAATAAAAGATTTATCAGCATCTAAACGAGATACTTTATATTGTTTTCTAGACCTGTCAGGTAAACCCAACGCTTTAACATCTTTGTTATAAAAATCGGTTACATCAATAACTGTTGCCGTTGAATCTTTACTAAAAGCTTTGATTGGAAAAGTATATAGAATAGGTTCAAAATTCGAATTTACAACAGCCTCATGCACTGGTAAAGAATCTGAAGCAACTACAGAATAGGAAACTACTCTTGCAATTATTTTTTTACCATGTTTCTGCCAGCGAACAACTTTCGTATTTTGTTTACCTCCACCAAAACCAATACCTGATGCCGTTTTAGCAATACGTGTTACCATTAACATTTCACGTTCTAATAAAGAATCAGGAATTTCATAAAAGTACTTTTCATCTAATTCATGAACTTTAAACAAACCTTCATCTGTTTTTGCTTCTTTGGTAATTACTTTGCTATACTCTTGAATAGCACCTTTTTTTGCTGGTGGTTTCTTAGCAGTTTGAGCTGCTTTAGCCTTTGATTTACTAGCCTCTTTTGAGCTAGAACAAGAAGCTGTTAATAATGCCATTACTACAACGATTATGGCAATAGGTAGTCTTTTGAACATAAATTATTTGAATGAAAGGGTTAATTAATCTTAAAAAAAACGAAATTATTGAATAATGATTAATTAATTCTTAATGAAATGTTAAAGAAATCGTTAAGATTCAATCTATGTACTATTTCTTTCTAAAATTCTCAGGAAAACCTTCTACGGTTAAATTCCATAATTCTGGCAAAACAAAATATACAAATAGGGTAAGGATAATTATGGAGATAACATTCATAATGATACCTTTTGATACCATATCTGGAATTCGTAAATATCCAGAACCAAAAACTACAGCATTTGGAGGTGTTGCTACAGGGAGCATAAATGCACAAGAGGCTGCAACTGCGGCTGCAACCATCAATACTAATGGATGCACATCAACTGTTAAAGCCATAGGAGCCAAAACCGGTAACAACATTGCCGTTGTTGCTAAATTTGATGTTATTTCTGTTAAAAAATTGACCGCTGTTATTAAAACTAATATCAATAAAATGATAGTTAACCCGCCAAAAGCAGTCATTTGACTACCTAACCAAAATGCAAGACCGCTAACTTCAAAACCTTTTGCCAATGCCATACCTCCACCAAACAGCAAAATAATTCCCCACGGTAATTTTACCGCTTCGTCCCAATTTATAAGTTTGTCTTTTTTATCTTTTGATGGAATTAAAAATAATACAATTGCAAATGTTATTGCTATAATAGTATCATCTATTTGAGGTACAATTTTTTGCAATAAAAAAGAGCGTGTTATCCAACAAAACGCTGTTAATGCAAAAACAAATGATACTACTTTTTCTTCATACGTAATTTTACCTAAACCTTGTAAAAGTCTCTTAATTTCCGCTCTACCTCCAGGAAATTCTTTTTGCTTAAACGTAAATGCAAATTTGGTCAAATATTGATAACAAATAAAAAGGAGTACTACAGTGATAGGAAAACCAAAAATAAACCATTGTGAAAAAGTAATTTCATATCCATAAGTTTCTTCAACTACACCTGCCAAAACCAAATTTGGGGGAGTCCCAATTAAAGTCGCCATACCACCAATAGAAGCACTATAAGCAATTGCCAACATTAATGCTTTACCAAAAGTGCGATTTTCATCTTCAACGGTATTGGGGTTGTCTTTTAACTGTTTGATAATAGCAATCCCAATCGGTAACATCATAACTGCAGTGGCTGTGTTGGAAATCCACATAGAGAGAAAAGCCGTTGCCAGCATAAAACCTAATATAATTTTCCGAATGTCAGAGCCTATAAAATTAATAATATTTAGAGCTATCCGTTTATGTAAATTCCATTTTTCAATGGCAATGGCAATTATGAAACCACCCAAATATAAGAACACGTATTTATGACCGTATGAGCCACTTGTTGATGCAATATCTAAGCCACCAGAAAGTGGAAATAACACAATGGGCAACAATGCCGTTACAGCAATAGGTATGGCTTCTGTTATCCACCAAATGGCAATCCATAAAGTCGCAGCAAGTACAGCATTGGCCTCTCTAGACATGCCTTCTGGATGTAAAAAATATAAAATTAAAGCAAAAACCACAGGTCCTAAAACAAGTCCTATTTTTTGCGTTATGGTGGTTTGATTCATTTGTAGTTAGCTGATATTGGGTAAATCTAAGGTTTTTTTTTGAGTCAAAATGGCAATCAAAATTATTGTCCACTTTAAGAGGGATTGAATGGTGTTTTTTACTCCTATTTACTGACTTGAAACCTCTAATAATATTCCAAATGATTTTACATCATCATAAATAACATCTCTAAAACTGAAATAAAAAACGCTAGGTTTTTATTAGTTGACTTTAATTCTTTAGAATTTTAATGATTTCAGAATTTTCTTCAATTGAAATTTTGATGAAATATAAACCTTCTGTTAAATTTTCTAAATTTATAAATTCAGCATTCGTTCTATTTAGGACAACTTTCCCTGTTACATCATGAATCTGAATTTCATCAATACGTTTATTAAAATTAAGTATATCTTTAGTAGGATTGGGATAAACGTGTAAATCATTAAAATACGAATTATCGACCGTTAGCGTATGGATACAATTATCTGAAATAGAATTTACATCTTCAATAATTCCAGTATTATTAAAAGTGACACCATTGAAACCTGCATAATTTTCAGGATATCGATGTGCCCTAAAAGATCCATTGCCAATAGGTGTATCAAATTGACTAAAAGTACTGTTCTCATTTATAGGAATAATATAAACCCAAACCACATTTCCTAAGGCATCAATTTCGGTAATTCTGCCAAGACCAGTTTCATTAATTAGAGCATTTCCATTAGACATTATTTGCACTCCACTTCTGGAAGATTCAATCATTAATTCGTCTAAGATGGTACCATCATAAGACCAATAATAATCAGTGGGTAAAAATTTACCTGAAGCTAAGCTATATACACCATTACTATCATTCTGATCTATAATATGTATAGATGACGCTCTTAAATCAGATCCATAACCATCATTATTAAAAACAGACATCTTACCTTGATGTGGGCCATCAGTAATCCATTTAATATCATGTTGTCTTCCCAATTTTCTGTCATCAACAGTTCCTTGATCATAAACTTCAGGGTTTCCCCATCTCCAAAGAAAATCTCCACCCTTACCATAAATGCCACCAGAATGCGATGCTGCTTCGGTTGAAGTAGTACTGTGGTCAATAACAAAAATTTCACTTAAATGCCTTGACGAGAATGCTATTTGATCTAAGTCTTCATTATAATCAATTGCATTTGCATGTATTGGATTAAAAGAGTTACCATTATCGTAATTCATATCCAATAATTGGGGACCACTTGAAATAGTTCCAAAATTAGGTTTCGTGTTATCAAAATCTTGTACTAAATGATCAAAAAGTTTCCATTCCCAAACAATTTTAGCGGAATCAATACCAACGGGTTCTATTTCTACTATTCTTTCTAAATCAATGGAATCTTCAGAAAAAGAGGTGTCCTTACCTTCTGCAAACATTTCAACATTGGTATAGGGATCTCTAATTAATACCAAAAAGTTACCATTTGGCAAAGGTTCAATATCATGGTGTATGCTAAAACCAAGGACCTCCATATAATTGAGACTCCAAAGTACATTATTATTCCAATCTCTTATATCTGCCTTTGAACTATTGCCTTGCAATAAATTCCCATTTTCCAATAGGTAAGCTTGCCTACTTATTTGACCTGAGAAATCCCAATGATTAACTGCTTCTCCACAATTATTAATGAGATAAACGCTATCATCTGACAAGGTATTAAATAATGTATAACCATTTGATTTAGGGTTATTAACATCATTAAAAACCAAACCAATTGTTTCTTGTGCAATAGAAAGTTTGAAACTTAAAATTACAAATAAGAATATAATCTTTTTCATATGCCCTAAATGAATTTCAAATATAATTAACTTAAATTAAGAATAATAAATTTCAAATAACAGCTATAGTCGTCAATAAGCCATTATGTTATAAGGAGGTAATAATAAATACCGTAGTGCCGATTATTTCGATAATAAGTAGATGCCTTATTTTTTACGCCCCACAAACCGAATTACAGAACCAGTACCCACATGGAAAAGCCCTTCATTTAGCTCAACCTCTTTTTCTTCCAACTCAATAATTTCGAAATTTTTAAAGTCAGTTTTAAATTCTTCGATAGAACACAATGTTTCTAAATCTCTTGGGCCACCAACCTTTGGATTTTTAGTTCTGTATTCTAAATGTTTTTTACTGAAAGCTTCAATAATCAACAATCCCCCCTTACGTATGCAAGAATTTAAGATTTTGTGATAATCTGCTCTTATGTCTGCATTAAAGTGAGCAAAAACTAAAGCGATAACATCAAATTGCTCCTTATGGTAGTCCAAACTTGGCAATTCACCTATTTGATAATCAATGGTAACATTATTTTCATCTGCTAGTTTAAGGGCTTTTTTTCTACCTTCTTTACTAAGGTCAAATGCCGATACATCAAAACCTAATTTTGCAGCATAGACAGCATTACGGCCTTCACCTTCAGCTGGAAAAAGTATTTTGCCTGGATTCAGTTTTTCTAATTGCTCTTTAAGATAAGCATTTGGCTGTACACCATAGGTATATTCTTGATTCGCAAACCTATCATCCCACATTTTTAATTGTTCTTCTCTCATTATAATGCTTTGTTATTTATGTTGGCTACTATCTACCTCCATAATTTCAATCTGAGACTCATCTCTTTTTGATTTTAAAAGAAATTTTTTTGAATCTTTATTAATTAGATATTTATCACCTTTTAAATACACAATTGCGGCTCCATTAATAAATTTGGTGACTATACCCTTATAAATAGACTCAATTTGTAACTCCCCTTTTTTATTTATATATCCCCAATTATTATACTCTTGCTCATACGCTGCTAATCCATCAGAAAAAGGTTTGAGTAAAAGGCCTTCAAACTTAAAGTCTATAACTACTTTATGATTGCTATTAATAAAACCCCATTTTTTATTTAGTTTTACTGGAGCCAAACCTTCTGAAAAACTACTTACATCTTCATAAATTAATGGAATAATCAATTTTCCCTTTTTATTTATAAATCCATATTTATCATTTTTCTTAACAGAGGCAAACCCATTATTAAAAGAACCTATCTCATCGTATTCTGGCTTCAACAAAAGTTGAATGTTTTTATCTAAAAGACCGTACTTGTAATCTTTATTACGAATATAATAACCATCGAAGTCACCGCTTAAATAAATTGACTCATAAGTTGGAGGCAAAATTATTTTTCCATTGGCATTTATAAAACCAAATTTTCCATTTGCATCCTTTCTTACTTTAGCTTTACCATTGTTAAAAGAAGAAGCGGAATAAAAATTAGTATCAAACAATAGATCACCATTACTTTTTTTATAACCATATTTCTTATCCAATTGAAAAATGAAAGTATCTGTATTTTTATCGTAAGAGAAGATTCTATGTTTAAATTTTTTAGAAATTAGCTTCCCTTTGTAATCAACTAAAAAATAATTATCCGCTTCTTTAACGATAATATTTCTCTTGTCCTCCGGAGAAACTAAATCATAATTTGCTTTAAGAAACTCTTCTCCATTTTTATTTACAAGTCCAAATTTTTCATTTTCTTCGTATCTAAACACTCCTGAAACAGCGGTATATCTAAGTTCATCATATAGCGGTTTAACAAGGTGCTGACCATCTAAACTCATTACGCCATACTTCCCTTTCAATTTAAAAACAATATAATCACCAATGCTGTAATTGTCACCTAATCGCCAAACATCAAGCAACCCATCTTGATGGATTTTATTATAATAAGATATGGTAAAGCCACCCAATTGTTCATAAACAGGATCCACAACAATTTCCATTTTATTGTTTACCAATCCTTTTTTTCCATTTCTTTCAAATACATAAATATCTCTATGTTCTTCTTGAGAAAAAGAATTTAACGAATTAATCAACAAAAAAAGAAGACAATATGTAATCTTACTCTTCTTGATTGCTTTTATCATTTGACTTTATGGACTTAAAAAGTTTTAAACTGCAGATACAAAAAGACCTTCCTCCGTTTTAGAAACTTCAGCTAATTTATTTTTGGTCAACCCTTTTATGGTCTTATCCCATTTTTTATTACTCAAACCTGATTGCGATTTAAGTACATTTAAATCTATTGGAGTGTTTGCTTTTAGTATTTTTAAAACTGCCTTTTCTTCCTCAGTCATTTCAATAGCTTTTCTTTCTGGACGCATTTGAGGAAAGAACAATACTTCTTGAATAGATTGCTGATTGGTTAAAAACATAATTAATCTATCCATTCCAATTCCCAACCCAGAGGTTGGTGGCATACCATATTCTAATGCACGTAAAAAGTCATAATCTATAAATTCTGTAGCTTCATCATCACCTTTTTGTGCTAATTTTAATTGGTGTTCAAAACGTTCTCTTTGGTCTATCGGATCGTTCAATTCAGAATATGCATTCGCAACTTCCTTACCACAAACCATTAACTCAAAACGCTCTGTTAATTCCGGATTTGTACGATGTTCTTTACACAATGGGCTCATCTCTTTTGGATAATCAGTTATGTACGTAGGCTGTATATAATTACCTTCACATTTTTCTCCAAAAATCTCATCTA
The nucleotide sequence above comes from Aureibaculum algae. Encoded proteins:
- the rpsU gene encoding 30S ribosomal protein S21, yielding MLIIPVKDGENIDRALKRFKRKFDRTKTMKQLRERKNFSKPSVVKRAQIQKAQYVQNIRTVEEQG
- the hpf gene encoding ribosome hibernation-promoting factor, HPF/YfiA family, which translates into the protein MKVNIQSVNFNIDKSLNNFIQTKIDNLEKYYDKIIGAEVYLKVQNTSEKENKIAEIKMLIPGDELIVKKECKTFEEAIDLIAEALRRQLCKKKDKQRSHHV
- a CDS encoding SLC13 family permease: MNQTTITQKIGLVLGPVVFALILYFLHPEGMSREANAVLAATLWIAIWWITEAIPIAVTALLPIVLFPLSGGLDIASTSGSYGHKYVFLYLGGFIIAIAIEKWNLHKRIALNIINFIGSDIRKIILGFMLATAFLSMWISNTATAVMMLPIGIAIIKQLKDNPNTVEDENRTFGKALMLAIAYSASIGGMATLIGTPPNLVLAGVVEETYGYEITFSQWFIFGFPITVVLLFICYQYLTKFAFTFKQKEFPGGRAEIKRLLQGLGKITYEEKVVSFVFALTAFCWITRSFLLQKIVPQIDDTIIAITFAIVLFLIPSKDKKDKLINWDEAVKLPWGIILLFGGGMALAKGFEVSGLAFWLGSQMTAFGGLTIILLILVLITAVNFLTEITSNLATTAMLLPVLAPMALTVDVHPLVLMVAAAVAASCAFMLPVATPPNAVVFGSGYLRIPDMVSKGIIMNVISIIILTLFVYFVLPELWNLTVEGFPENFRKK
- a CDS encoding tyrosine-type recombinase/integrase, which encodes MSIIHFIDYLTSEKKYSPHTVRAYQDDLMSFTLFCQETYDSELLLEVNYGQIRSWIVEMVNNNISNRTINRKISSLKTYYKFLVKSKQIKESPLLSHQALKVSKKMQVPFSQAEIEEVLANLSSEDTDFESIRNKLIVELLYSTGMRRAELIELNLGSVNLHNATLKVLGKRNKERYIPLLDSVQKTLTIYLTERKQMAYDIDYLFITIKGNKIYPNLVYRIINEYFSKVSSKVKKSPHVIRHSFATHLLNEGADLNSVKELLGHSSLASTQIYTHSSLNELKKVYNQAHPRSTKT
- a CDS encoding class I SAM-dependent methyltransferase; translated protein: MREEQLKMWDDRFANQEYTYGVQPNAYLKEQLEKLNPGKILFPAEGEGRNAVYAAKLGFDVSAFDLSKEGRKKALKLADENNVTIDYQIGELPSLDYHKEQFDVIALVFAHFNADIRADYHKILNSCIRKGGLLIIEAFSKKHLEYRTKNPKVGGPRDLETLCSIEEFKTDFKNFEIIELEEKEVELNEGLFHVGTGSVIRFVGRKK
- a CDS encoding zinc-dependent metalloprotease → MFKRLPIAIIVVVMALLTASCSSSKEASKSKAKAAQTAKKPPAKKGAIQEYSKVITKEAKTDEGLFKVHELDEKYFYEIPDSLLEREMLMVTRIAKTASGIGFGGGKQNTKVVRWQKHGKKIIARVVSYSVVASDSLPVHEAVVNSNFEPILYTFPIKAFSKDSTATVIDVTDFYNKDVKALGLPDRSRKQYKVSRLDADKSFIQSVKSYPTNIEARHVKTYMAGSPPSNSSTGTISIEINNSMVLLPKVPMKRRMFDERVGWFTSGQTDYGLEAQKSDRVTYLDRWRLEVKDEDIEKFKRGELVVPKKQIIYYIDRATPVKWRKYIKQGIEDWQVAFEAAGFKEAIIAKDPPTVEEDPEWTPEDVRYSVVRYLASPIPNANGPHVSDPRSGEILESDINWYHNVMSLLNGWFFVQTAAINPNAQTAEFKDEVMGELIKFVSSHEVGHTLGLPHNMGSSAAYAVDSLRSKSFTEKYGTAPSIMDYARFNYVAQPEDKGVALMPNIGVYDKYSISWGYRPILDAKTAADEKKTLDSWILKHAGDPMYRFGKQQSGVIDPSSQTEDLGDDAIKASDYGIANLKRIVPNLIKWTTKTGENYDDLETMYGHVLSQFNRYMGHVSSNIGGVYEYYKTSDQEGAVYTHVGKERQKESLKFLHKNLFETPKWMIDANIFNKFESAGVVERVRGVQARTLNNILDFGRMARMIENETLNGTKAYNLVDMMRDLRRGIWSEVYNGRSIDTYRRNLQRAYIDRMEYLMKNEQTSIPPQFRRWISRTNVNVKESDIRPIVRAELKSLQRSVRSSAANSSGMKRIHLQDIVERIENILDPK
- a CDS encoding aryl-sulfate sulfotransferase is translated as MKKIIFLFVILSFKLSIAQETIGLVFNDVNNPKSNGYTLFNTLSDDSVYLINNCGEAVNHWDFSGQISRQAYLLENGNLLQGNSSKADIRDWNNNVLWSLNYMEVLGFSIHHDIEPLPNGNFLVLIRDPYTNVEMFAEGKDTSFSEDSIDLERIVEIEPVGIDSAKIVWEWKLFDHLVQDFDNTKPNFGTISSGPQLLDMNYDNGNSFNPIHANAIDYNEDLDQIAFSSRHLSEIFVIDHSTTSTEAASHSGGIYGKGGDFLWRWGNPEVYDQGTVDDRKLGRQHDIKWITDGPHQGKMSVFNNDGYGSDLRASSIHIIDQNDSNGVYSLASGKFLPTDYYWSYDGTILDELMIESSRSGVQIMSNGNALINETGLGRITEIDALGNVVWVYIIPINENSTFSQFDTPIGNGSFRAHRYPENYAGFNGVTFNNTGIIEDVNSISDNCIHTLTVDNSYFNDLHVYPNPTKDILNFNKRIDEIQIHDVTGKVVLNRTNAEFINLENLTEGLYFIKISIEENSEIIKILKN
- the tuf gene encoding elongation factor Tu — protein: MAKETYDRSKPHLNIGTIGHVDHGKTTLTAAITKVLADKGYSEAKNFDQIDNAPEEKERGITINTSHVEYATLNRHYAHVDCPGHADYVKNMVTGAAQMDGAILVVAATDGPMPQTREHILLGRQVGIPRMVVFLNKVDMVDDEELLELVDMEVRDLLNFYEYDGDNGPVISGSALGALNGEEKWVNSVIELMDAVDTWIELPKRDVDKPFLMPVEDVFSITGRGTVATGRIETGVANTGDSVDIIGMGAEKLTSTVTGVEMFRKILDRGEAGDNVGILLRGIEKESIKRGMVICKPGSVTPHDKFKAEVYILKKEEGGRHTPFHNNYRPQFYVRTTDVTGTINLPSGVEMVMPGDNLTITVDLHQPIAMNVGLRFAIREGGRTVGAGQVTEIL